DNA sequence from the Cohnella herbarum genome:
CCATTTATTGTCTCCCAGGAAAAAGATTGGATCCAATCCGAAGGATTTGATTATCGAATTGACAAGTCCTCCCGAGGGGGATAGCAAGTCGATCAAGATGCCTCCGAGCACGACCCAGGACAAAAAATAGGGCAAATAAATGCTCGTCTGCACGCTTCGCTTAATTGCCTCATTCTTTAACTCATTAAGCAAAATTGCGAATATAATCGGTACGGCCAGCCCCAGCACAAGCTTGAAGCTGGAAATATAAAGCGTATTCCACATCACCTGGATAAAGTTCGGTAGATCAAGCACGTACCTGAAGTTGTCCAGTCCGATCCATTTCTGATCTCCGAATAGCCCCTTGGCCGGAATAAATTTCTGAAAGGCAATCGTGATTCCCGCCATCGGGATGTACGAAAAGGTCAAAACAAATAACATTCCCGGCAAAATCATCAAATGAAGGGGCAGTTCCCTCCACATCCGTCGTTTTCTCATCTAGTCTCTCCTCTCGCTGGAGCTAGAACAAGCAGGGGCGAACGCCTGAAGGCGGTCGCTCCCCTGCCATCCCTTATTTCAATGATTCATACCAATCATTGACTTCCTGAGCGATCTTGTCGCCGCCCAGCTTCTTCCAATCCGCAACGAACTTGTCAAACTCCTCGATCGGTTGACCTAAAATGATCTTAATGAACGTCTCGTTCTGCATTTTCTCCAGCGTCGTCTTGCGCTCTACCATCGTCGGCGTCGGAGTGCCCACGAACTTGTCCATCAGGAACTGGTTGTTCTGATCGTACTGGTTAGCGATTCCCATGGAGCCCTCCGGACCGTAGATACGCTCCCAGCCCCAGAGCGCGAAACCTTCCGCCGAGCCTGAGGAGAACATCTCCAGCTTCTCCTGAATCGTCTTAGCCTCCCCCTTCAATGACGACATATCGCCGGCCTTCCGAGCGGCGTCGATATCGCGAAATGCGTCGAGGTTTTTCTTCAGCGGATATGGCGTCACCGGCGACAGCTGCCATACGCTCTCTGCGTTCGGCGGCGCGTAATACTTGTCGAATTCGCCCGTTTCCCCCCAATTTTTCTCCAGATGCATGTTGAATAGCTTAATAATGGCCTCGGGATGCTGGATTCCCTTCTTCACGGCAACAAATTTCGTAGTGCTGAATTTCAATGGAACTTTAGGTGTTTCGCCAGATTCCGATACGATCGGGAACGCTTGCCATTGCGCGTCCTTTTCGTTATTCTTGTTGAGTTGCAACGGCCAGATCGAGTTCCATTGCTCGCCGTACTCCATGCCGATCTTGCCTGCGGCGATCTGCTCCGACACCTTGCCTCCGTCCTTGATGCCGAATTCCTTGTCTATCTCGCCGTTCTTTTGCATTTCCTGAAGCGCCTGCAGCGCTTTGCGCGTCTCTGGCTGGATGCTTCCGAACACGAGCTTGCCGGTCTCATCTTCGAGCCAAATGTTCGGATAAGCATTAAAACCGGCCATAAAGCCTTCCAGTCCCATCGCCCCTCCGAAAACATCTTTGGTCAGACCCAAGCCATACGTATCCTTCTGCCCATTGCCGTCCGGATCATTCTCGGCAAACGCTTTCGAAATCGCCCTGACATCCGCCATCGTCTTCGGAGGCTGAAGGCCCAGCTTGCTCAACCAATCCGAGCGGATCCAAATGTACATTGATCGCTCGATGGACGCCTCAACCTGAGGAATCGCCATTAGCTTGCCGTCGAACGTAGCGGCATCGAGCGGACCCGAACCTTCTTGAGTGAATACCTCTTTCATAAACGGCGAAGCATACTGCTCGTACAACGCGGTCATATCCTCGAGTTGGTCCGACTCGGCCAGTTGCTTAAGCTGTACCGCATTGACGGTAATGAAGTCCGGCAGTTCCCCGGAAGCAAGCGTGACGTTTAGCTTCTGCACATACTGATCCGAGGTGTCTCCGCCCTTGATGACCCAGTCGTATTTCAGCTTGATGCCCAATAGTTCCTCGTAGACGCGGGTCCAGCGGTTGTCCTCGAACGTCTCGCCTTTCAGAACCGACAGTACGTTGTTCTCGACGACGTCGTTTAAATTACGAACGGTCGTCAATTCGATCGGTGGATCGTACTTGCCGAAAGAATCGGCCGCGGCAGGTTGGGCTGCCGGCGACGAGCTCACAACGCTAGATTTTGGCGTCTCGCTCCCCTTGCTCTCCTCATTATTGCCGCTGCTGCATGCCGTAACGGCCAATGCCACTCCGACCAGTACCGCCAGCCTTTTGGCGGAGCGTTTACTGCCGTTCTTGTTATTCAACCCTATTCCCCCTTCAAGTCGTTTCGGACGAAGAACGTCCGATTGGTTACGCTTTCATTATAGGAAAAATGACTTTCTCCCAACAATGTGCATCTTTTTACATCGTTACCTATCGTTGACGACTTCCCATTTAACCGATGTCTCCCCCGCATGAAGGTCGGCGTTTCTCCGGTAACGAAAAAAATCAAAGTCCGTGAATCCGCCCTCGTTCCGAGTCGCGTAATGGTACAAGCCGATGCGATAGCCCATGAAATGGTCAAGCGTGTACTTCATATGCAGAGGCTGGCCGATCTCCGTCCATTGCACGCCGTCGTTCGAATAATAAAATCGGGCGATATCTCCTTGCTCGAAGTCGAATACGATCTTCAGGAAGATCGTACGATTGTCGAACGCGATGCTTTCAAGAACCTCCTCGCCGTCATCTCCGTTATTGACGCACATGCATACACTTCGCTGCCCGCGCTTGTCGACGCGGATACCCACGGAGCCGAAGCCGTTCTGCAAGGCGACTAATCCTGCCCGGTCTCCGGGACGCATGCCGGAAGAATCGAGCAATGTCGTTCCCTCGCAAGCCGGTCCTTCCGTTCGCTGCGTCAGCGTGTTGCGGGCCTGCAGGACACTTTCGGCTAGACGTCCCGTGTGAAGCCTCAGCCAACCCGGCCTGGCCGTCGCCGACCACAGCCGGTTGTCCGGATTATGATTCCACTGCCAGTTCAAGATCAGCTTATTCTGGGCATAATCGAACTCATCGCAGGCGACTAGCGATCGCGCCGGCGAGGCGGGTAGCTTAGCCTCGAACGACTGCGGTACGCTCCCCCCGATTCCGAAAACCGGCCAATCGTTATCCCAGTAGACGGGCACGACGATCGGAATTCGGCCGACCGCTCCGTGATCTTGAAACAGTACAGCAAACCACTCGCCGAAGGGTGTCTCGATGATACCTCCTTGCGCGACTCCATTGTTGCCGAAACCCATATCGTCATCGAGAACGACTTTATGCTCATACGGTCCCAGAAGCTCCCGCGAACGGTAGACAAGTTGCCTGCGACGTCCATTGCCCGTCTTCGGCCACTCGATGAAGAACAAATAGTAGTACCCGTTTCGTTTGTAGGCATGGCAGCCTTCGCATCTCAAACCGATCCCGTCTTTCGCCGTCTCCAACAGGAGCCGATCTATGCCGCCATCCTTGAATGTAATCACGTCCGAAGTTAGCTCCCGAACGCGAATCTCACCGTTACCGTAAAATACATAGACTCGGCCATCGTCGAATAGCAGGCTCGGATCATGATAGAGA
Encoded proteins:
- a CDS encoding ABC transporter permease, whose translation is MRKRRMWRELPLHLMILPGMLFVLTFSYIPMAGITIAFQKFIPAKGLFGDQKWIGLDNFRYVLDLPNFIQVMWNTLYISSFKLVLGLAVPIIFAILLNELKNEAIKRSVQTSIYLPYFLSWVVLGGILIDLLSPSGGLVNSIIKSFGLDPIFFLGDNKWFPTTLIASDIWKNFGYGTIVYMAAITGIDPGLYEAATIDGANRWRKAWHITLPGMRMVIVLLAVLSLGQLLNAGFDQVFNLYSPQVYQSGDILDTFVYRIGLLEAQYGVATAVGFFKSIVSLVLISSAYYIAYRVAKYRIF
- a CDS encoding glycoside hydrolase family 43 protein; translation: MSAITIMNPILWADVPDPSVIRTGEVFYMVSTSMHSMPGCPIMKSVNLVDWEVVRYVFDTIEDNDSHNLIDGRGIYGQGSWATSLRYHEGLFYVCFSCNDTKRFYVYRTTDIEKGPWERSVIEGLYHDPSLLFDDGRVYVFYGNGEIRVRELTSDVITFKDGGIDRLLLETAKDGIGLRCEGCHAYKRNGYYYLFFIEWPKTGNGRRRQLVYRSRELLGPYEHKVVLDDDMGFGNNGVAQGGIIETPFGEWFAVLFQDHGAVGRIPIVVPVYWDNDWPVFGIGGSVPQSFEAKLPASPARSLVACDEFDYAQNKLILNWQWNHNPDNRLWSATARPGWLRLHTGRLAESVLQARNTLTQRTEGPACEGTTLLDSSGMRPGDRAGLVALQNGFGSVGIRVDKRGQRSVCMCVNNGDDGEEVLESIAFDNRTIFLKIVFDFEQGDIARFYYSNDGVQWTEIGQPLHMKYTLDHFMGYRIGLYHYATRNEGGFTDFDFFRYRRNADLHAGETSVKWEVVNDR
- a CDS encoding extracellular solute-binding protein — its product is MSSSPAAQPAAADSFGKYDPPIELTTVRNLNDVVENNVLSVLKGETFEDNRWTRVYEELLGIKLKYDWVIKGGDTSDQYVQKLNVTLASGELPDFITVNAVQLKQLAESDQLEDMTALYEQYASPFMKEVFTQEGSGPLDAATFDGKLMAIPQVEASIERSMYIWIRSDWLSKLGLQPPKTMADVRAISKAFAENDPDGNGQKDTYGLGLTKDVFGGAMGLEGFMAGFNAYPNIWLEDETGKLVFGSIQPETRKALQALQEMQKNGEIDKEFGIKDGGKVSEQIAAGKIGMEYGEQWNSIWPLQLNKNNEKDAQWQAFPIVSESGETPKVPLKFSTTKFVAVKKGIQHPEAIIKLFNMHLEKNWGETGEFDKYYAPPNAESVWQLSPVTPYPLKKNLDAFRDIDAARKAGDMSSLKGEAKTIQEKLEMFSSGSAEGFALWGWERIYGPEGSMGIANQYDQNNQFLMDKFVGTPTPTMVERKTTLEKMQNETFIKIILGQPIEEFDKFVADWKKLGGDKIAQEVNDWYESLK